The sequence ACCGCTGGGTGGTGACCAGTTGGAGCCCGGTGATGGCGAACAGGGCGAGCGCGGCGGCCAGCACCCCCGAGGTGAAGGCCGGGTTACGGAAGATCGCGAAGTCCAGCAGTGGGTCGGCCAGGCGCCGCTGCCGGCGGACGAAGAGGGTAAGCCCGACGGCCGAGGCGAGCACCGCGATCGTCAGCACGGTCGGCGACGGCGGTTGGTGTGCGAGTTCCTTGATCGCAAACACCGCGCCGACCAGGCCGACCATCACCTGCAACGAGGACACCAGGTCCCATCGCTTGCTCGGGTCCGGGTCGTTGCGCGGCGCGACGAGCAGCGTCGCGGCCATGGCGGCGGCGGCGACCGGAACGTTGACCAGGAACACCGAACCCCACCAGAACGTCTCCAACAGCGCCCCGCCCACGATCGGGCCGAGCGCGGCACCCACCACGGCCAGGGAACCCCACACCGCGATCGCGACGTTGCGTTCCCGCTCCACCTGGAACGTCACCCGGATCAGGGCCAGGGTGGCGGGCATCATCGTCGCCGCGCCCACCGCGAGTAACGCCCGTGCGGCGATCAACACCCCGGTGTTGGGCGCGAACGCCGCCAGCAGGGAGGCGACGGCGAACACGAACAGCCCGACCAGGAACATCCGTCGGTGCCCGACCCGGTCGCCCAGCGTGCCGCTGCCCAGCAGCAGCCCCGCCATCACCACCGGGTAGGCGTTGATGATCCACAAACTTTGCGTGCCGGTGGCCCCGAGACCGGCCGTCAGCGTCGGCAGGGCGGTGTACAGGACAGAATGGTCCAACGTGATCAACAATAGTCCCGCGCTGACCGTGACCAGCAACCCCCACCGCTGCGCCCTCGTCGGCGCCTTCCGGTCCGTTTCCGCAATTTGCATACCGTAACTGTACTCGGCGTATAGATACGGTGCCTGGTTAACCAGGTCACACGTCCCCAGCCCAGGGGCGGTCACACGTCTCCCGGGCAGGGACCCGTACCTGAGCTGCGCGAAGTTCGTCGCGACGACTCGAACACAACCTCGCCGTCGACGCCGCTGGCAGCGAGATGTCGAACGCCACCGCTGCACCGCCGAGCGCATCGAGAGACTCGTGACCGACTTGGGTGAGGAGCTCGACCAGCCGGCCGATCCAAGCGCCATCGAGCTTGATCCTGATGCCTCCACGTGATCACGATCAGGCACGATGGTGGGCATGCCAGCTGTCCGCGTTGATCGTGACAACGCATTTCGCGTCAACACGGTTGGCCTGCAGGCAAACCCGTTTCCGCTGTCGATCAGCGTCACGCCCCACGATGGCGTGCACCGCGTCCAAGCCACCGCCACGCGGGCCTACGACCTGGTTGACGCGCTGACAGCCGACGCCCACCACACGGCCGTGGTCCTCAACGTCGGACAGAACAACTGGTTGAACGACGACGACGC comes from Salinispora tropica CNB-440 and encodes:
- a CDS encoding MFS transporter, which gives rise to MQIAETDRKAPTRAQRWGLLVTVSAGLLLITLDHSVLYTALPTLTAGLGATGTQSLWIINAYPVVMAGLLLGSGTLGDRVGHRRMFLVGLFVFAVASLLAAFAPNTGVLIAARALLAVGAATMMPATLALIRVTFQVERERNVAIAVWGSLAVVGAALGPIVGGALLETFWWGSVFLVNVPVAAAAMAATLLVAPRNDPDPSKRWDLVSSLQVMVGLVGAVFAIKELAHQPPSPTVLTIAVLASAVGLTLFVRRQRRLADPLLDFAIFRNPAFTSGVLAAALALFAITGLQLVTTQRFQLVAGFTPLQAGLLVAAVAAGALPTALLGGAVLHRTGLLPLITGGLTLAVPGVILVALGLHAGLPVLVTGMIVTGAGLGATMSVASTAIVGNAPVRRAGMAASVGETSYEFGALTAVALLGSLVTVVYTTVVRLPPGAPTVAGDSLPDALAAAGGDQAVITAAHTAYDIGYLITIAVVAVALTAGAALTGRLLRHHGPGTASGVIPAEH